Genomic segment of Microcoleus sp. bin38.metabat.b11b12b14.051:
CCACGTGCGGCCCATTAAGTGCAGAAATACTTCTGCTTCTAAGTCGGTGGTTGACAACTTTTTGGCATAAGGGATTTTGAGATAGCCGCAAACTTGAATTAGCGCTTGTCTGTAAGTTACTTGTTCGGTTCGTCCCCTGAGCACGGTCAACCCGTCGGCGGCCAGGTAGCGAAACCGCTGTTCTACGGCGTCTAGCCATGCTTCGCGATCGCGGCTTTGTATGTCTATGGGTGCGGGGGTTTGCACGTAATCTAAAGGGTTAAACTTGCGGCTGAACAGAAGTTCGGTTAGTTGCTGCAATTCTTCTTCTGTTGTCAATTCGAGCGCTGCTCTGAGTTCGTCCAAGATTTTGCCCTCCCCTATACCATTTTAGATTTTAGATTTTAGATTTTAGATTGTCCCTGAGTAGCGCGCTTTAAAACGAGACGCTACATTTTTTAACAGGTCTTACCTGTCGATTCATGCTGTCCCCTATTCTACTACCTGGCGGAGGTCTATGGCTTACGCTCGGCTACGCTAGGGCTTTGGGCTTTTATACTCGTGGCGCAGACACTATCCGATAGGGTGTGCTGGGGATCGGATACGCCGGGCCCATCTATTGTGTCAAAGGATTTTTACGCTGGCATCTCGTGCCTTGTGGATAAAATTTTGGCTCATTCTGGTTGACATAATTGGTTCAGGCTGCTAAGCTACCTTAATTAAGGACATAAAATTAAACAAAAATTTAAGTTTCTTGTGAAGACGACATATTAATATCGGATTCTGTAAGACAAAACGGTTATAGAACAAACCATTTAAATTGTCCCGACATAGGAAATTTTAATGGTATTGATGCAGTGCTATGGAAAGGGAATGACCTGGCAATATCGGAAGGAAATAAATTACTGTCCGTCAAGCCACTACGAAAAAATCAAGCAAAGTTATATCAAATCTGATAGCGTCAGTATTATTTAACTTATTAAGCTGAATGGAATGAAGTCGAACGCCAAAAATAACTCCTGTTAGGTTTCATTATGCTCCTCCATCCAATCTACTAATTCTTTATGTATGCCGATGCCAACAGAATCAATATAAGTTAAGTACAAGGTGAACAGTTATTATGGAAATATTCAAAGCTGATATTTATCAAGGCTTTCAAACAACCAAGGATTTTTTAACTCACACAGTTGAAAAAAATGTTAACTCTGCATCCGAAACAACAGCTCAAGCTCACTCTTCTCTGGCTGAAACTAGCCAAAGAGTTAAAGAGACTCTGACTCAATCTACAAACCATGCTGTCAACACTCTCAATCAATCTGTAAATCAAAGTTTGGGGACAGTAGCAGAGACAAGTGAGAGAGCGAAAAGTTCTCTGTCTGAAGTTGCTACCAAAGCAGCTACGAGCCTAACTGAAACGAAAAATAAAGCAGTTGAAGTGATTTCCCACACTACGGAAACTTTGTCTGAAACGGCGAGCCAAGCTGTTAATACCCTCAATCAAACCACTAGCCAAGCAGTGGGAATTGTGGCTCAAACGGCTGAGAAGGCAAAGGATAGTCTCACTGAAAAAACTAGCCAAGCTGTTAATACTCTCAATCAAGCAACTATGCAAGGGGTAGATAGTGTGAGTCAAGCAACTGCACAAGCTAAGGCATCTTTAGAAACTACGATTCATCAGGCTGAAAAACTCAGCGGTGCTGCAACCGAAACAATGCAAAATGCTATCAGTGGCATAATCGAAGACTGGATTAATGCTCATCCAGTAGTTTTTTGGTTGCTGAGCAACCCGCTGATTGCTTTCGTCTGTGCGCTCGTCTCAATTTTTCTCATGTTTAGCTTGTTCAAAGCTATCAGTACATTATTTGAATCTGCCTGGTTATCTCTACTGAAAAGTCCTTCAGAGTTGATTAAAACAAGTTTTAAGTTAAGCTCTAAATCTATGAATGCAGTGAGTAAATTTTCTGTTTCTAAATACAGTGAAGGAACTCAGAAAAACAATAAACAATTGTCTTTGGGAATGAGCAGCCGTGAATCAATCACTGTAGAGAGTCAGGAGAGACTAGCTGTAATTTTGACGAAACTCGAAGAAATGAGGCAAGAGCAGAGAGAACTTCTGCAAGAGGCGTCTACCATTTTAGGAAAAGAATTGTATGTAGAGTAAGATCACGTAGCTAATAATTTAATCAAAAATACTTGACAATTTATACCTATGTTCGATGTTGTGGCGATCGGTGCGGGGATGGCGGGGCTGATTTGTGCTCGACAGTTGCGTCTGGCTGGCTATTCTGTGGCGGTTGTGGAGAAATCTCGCGGCCCGGGGGGACGAGTCGCTACTCGCCGCGTACAGGGCACGAGGGCCGATCATGGGGCACGCTATCTGGAGCCGCAGGGAGATGCGGTGCAGGCGTTAATTGATGTTTTGGTCGATCGCCAGATCCTGAAACTTTGGACAGATAGCGTGTCCGAATTCCGACAAGGAGAAATATCATCTATTCCTAGTGCTTGTTATGTCGCACCTGCTGGGATGAATGCTGTCGGTAAGTATATCGCAGAGGGTTTAGACATTTGGTACGGCCGCCGCGTCACAGCGATTTCTCGTACCGACAGTCAAATGTGGCGTCTTGCTCTGGAAGTTACCGACGACAATTTAGAGCTACCTCAAGAATTATTTGCTAAGGCTGTGGTGGTGGCAATTCCTGCTCCTCAAGCTTTAATGTTTTTGGATTCAGAAATAGGTTTTTCCTCTGATTTTATTGACAAATTGCGTTCGGTAGAATACGACCCTTGCATTACAGTTATGGCTGGCTATCCTGCGGAACGGAATTCGGATTTGAGCGCTCTCAATCCGCAGTGGAAATCTCTTTCTTTTCCCGATGATTCTGATTTAGCTTGGATTGGCATCGACAGCAGCAAGCGGCTCGATCCGCCACAGCCCCTGTTTGTGGTTCACAGCAGTGCTAATTTTGCCGATCGCTATTTAGAAGCTACCGATCTAAATATTGTCGGTCAAGAATTGCTCGATCGCGCTTCTGAACATTTAATGCCTTGGCTCAAGCAGCCGGAATGGTTGCAAGTTCACCGCTGGCGCTATGCTTTTTGTCGAAATCCTTTGCCTGTTTCTTGTTTGGTGGCGGAAGGAACTCTCCCGTTGGTTTGTGCGGGGGATTTGTGCGGCGAAGGTCAAATTGAAGCTGCTTTGCGATCGGGAGTTGCGGCGGCTGGTTGGGTTAATTCTCAACTGGAGGACTCGCCCCTGTCTCTAGGTTTGTAGTGAGGACTTCAGTCCTTCTTAAGAGCGGACTGAAGTCCTCATTACGAACCCAATTATTAAAAAAAATGGAAAAACTTCGCCCTTCTCAATAGGTTTGTAGTGAGGACTTCAGTCCTTCTATAGATGCGGACTGAAGTCCGAACGATCGAACCCAATTATTAAAAAAAATGGGAAAATTTCGCCCTTCTCAATAGGTTTGTAGTGAGGACTTCAGTCCTTCTATAGATGCGGACTGAAGTCCTCACTACAAACCGAATTATCAAAAAAAATGGGAAAATGACGATTGATTCCATTTTCCCATTTTTTTATTTTTGTGCTGTTTCCTGGTGTTTTAACTCTTGTTCTTGCCTCTGCAATAACTCAGGAACTGTTACGAACTGGTAGCCTTCTTTTTTGAATCGAGCAATTATATCGGGCAAAGCTTGTACGGTTCTCGATCGATTGCCGCCGCCGTCGTGCATCAGCACTATGCCTCCGGAATTTGCCTGCCGCATCACGTTGTCCATCAACGATTGCGTCGCCGCCCGCCAATCTAAAGAATCAGCAGACCACATGATAACTGCATAATTTTTCTTCTGGGCGTAAGCTGCCAATCCATTGTTTAAAATTCCTCCCGGCGGCCGGAACATTGACGTTTTGACTCCGGTCAATTCCTCAATTAAGGCTGAGGTGCGATCGATCTCGCGAGCGGCACCTTCTTCGTTATACTTAATATATTGGTGGTTCCAAGTGTGGTTGCCGAGCGCGTGACCGGCTGACGCAACTTGTTTGCCAAGTTCGGGATAAGTTTGCAGGTATCTTCCTACCCAGAAGAATGTAGCCTTAATATTGTTTTTCTTGAGAATATCTAGGATTTGTGTAGTTGTTGTCGGCCAGGGGCCGTCATCAAATGTCAGGGCGATCGCCTTGTGCTGCTCATCCAGTTTTGCCTGACGCAGCATGGTACCTTTAAACTGGGATGGCAGCCCAGATTGAAAGCGGGTTTCCTGCTGTTGAGCTAGGGCCTTTTGCGAAACTTCAACTCGATGGGCGATCGCCCCTTGGATTCCACTAACATTAGATATCAGTTTTGGTTCTGGCGACGATACGGCCAAGACTTGCGGCTGGATGGGTGCCGCTGGTTGAGTTGCGCGCAAGTTCATCGGCAACATCACACCCAGTAAAAAACTGCCTGCGGCGGCCAGAAAAGCAACGATTAAATTTTTTCGCCGCCTCAAGAGCCGTTTCATTTTGATCACGTCATTCTCTCCGATACTTTTTTGCTAACGTTTGCTAACAGACACATAAATTGAGGTGTTTTTTCAACCAAGGCGTATCAACCAATGCCTCGCCCGTGAAAATCCCGCGAGCACCATTTAGATCCCTGTTCATAGACTGTCCATCCGCGCTTTTGATTACACGGGAGCCACCAATCTGCTTAATTTCTCCAGTCCAGGAAACCGTCTTCGATGTGTAAGCTTCATTAATGTCGGTTAGGGCTACCTTGCCCGATTCCCAAGCTTTCCACTCCAGGTGTTTCTTGAACTGATAATGAGACAAGGTGAGCATTTGACGCACAGTTTTAGACCGAATCTTACGGCGTGATTTACTGACCATTTCCGAAGATTCAAATGATGGTAATAGAATTACATCAAAGTTCTCAACCAAGAATTTGGCGGTCTTATGATGAAGCTCTTTTACCATGTGCTGAATCCGAGATTTCAATCTGTCGCTCGCTTTTTTAAATCTCTTTTTCTGTGCGCTAGGAGCTTTGCTCATCTTTGAGATCAGCTTGTCTAGCTTAAAACACAGTTTTTGGATTTGCAGATTGGAATCATTGCCGAGATATCCATAAGAATCCTCGGAAATAAAAGTCATGAACGTGCGAACACCGGGATCTAAGGCAACCAAGCGACCTTGGTTGTCGGTCTGACGTGGCTGCACTTCTTCAGAAACGATCAGGTAATACTCACCATAGGCAAGTGTTAACCGTCCATCGCTGAAATCTTTGGGTAATGCCTCTTTCAGCTTTGATTGACCCAGGATTGTGTGGTAGATTCCGCAGTCTTTGATAGCAGTTTTGGGGATAAAAACAGATTGCTTTGTATCTTTGCGGCTGCGGAATTTACAATGACGGATTTGCCCATCTTTTTTGAAATCTGCTTTGGCTTTTTTGACAGCTTGACAAGCATCCTTGATGGCAATTGATTTAATTTGAAATGGGATTGATGCAGCCCAGTCGGGTAACGAGTTGAGAATCCCTGTCTTAATCGCCAGCCAATTAGCCTTGGTTCCCGGTTCCTGTAGGTATTTGATTGTTGTATTGAATACAAACCGGGAAACACCAAACCATCTTTTCAAGAGAGCTTTTTGGTCAGCATTTAGGAATATTCGGATCTTCCTTGATTTTTTGGCTGTAGCTTCGCCGTCCGTGCATTCTGCAACGGTCGATATGAAGGATGGCAAGAAGATCGGCTGTGAGTTCGGTTTCTTGACTCTGTACAGGGCTTGAAAAAACCAGGATTTCTCCACCGTTTTGTTTGACCATAAACTCGAATAATTCAAATCCGAATCGGCACAACCTGTCTCTAGAGGTAACAACAATTTAGAGCTGATCTGGGCGCATAAGTCTGACCAATAGGGCTTGCAGTCCTTTCCTTTTGAAATTGAGTCCAGAACCGATATCTTGGACGATTTCGGCTGTTTGATGTTGTTTTCGCATGAATTCAATTTGCCTAGCAAGGTGGTCTCGTTGCTTGGTTGAACTGACCCGACATTAGCAAATAGTGGTAGCTCCAATTGCACCGCGCCCGTAGGACTCGACATCGTAGAGTCTTTGTCCAGAGCCGTTTTTGATGCTTTTGATTTTCCCTTCATCTGCGTATTTTTGTCTCTGTGTTTGGGTGCAAGCCCAGAAACTAGACTCATGAGTCTGAGTGGTATATATGCCATTCACTCTATGGCATAAGTGAACAATTGTAAACGTTTGTTAGAAAATGTCATACTGTTGATCAACCTTCACACCTTGCACAATTAATTCTAAATTTTATGTTGATATTAAGTTAATTCACTCAGGACGATCGCGTTTAAATCGGATTGTCCCTAGAAATGTTAGTCCAACTAATTGATCGCGGGGAAGTCCGGCAGGATTAACAAGTTTAAGTATTGTACGCCAGAGTTCCCCTAACCCATCAAGACGGGGAATAGTGACAATTTTCCGGAAGACGCTGAAATTCCGTTAATTGCACGTTCTATTCTATATAGCTAGGGACTCAGACTCAGAAGCTGGGCCCCTAGCTTACTGTTCAGGGCGATCGCCCGCCCCAGCGTCCTCAAATTAAGTTTGAGGGCGGATTCTCTCTTGATACAAGCCGAGAATCCGATCGATCACCTCGTCAACAGTCAGATTATCTGTTTGAATTTCCACAGCGTCGTCAGCTTTGCGTAAAGGTGCCACCAAGCGGGTGCTGTCCTTGGAGTCCCGCAGAGCGATGTCTTGTTCTAACTGGGCCAAGCTAATATTAGCCCGATCGGTGTCTTTAAGTTGTAACAGTCGCCGGCGCGCTCGCTCTTGTACCGAAGCCGTCAAAAAAATCTTCAATTCTGCATCCGGAAACACGTTAGTCCCAATATCGCGGCCTTCTGCTACAATCCCACCTTTGATACCGCAGCGCCGCTGTTCATCTACTAGAAACTGGCGCACAGCGGGGATTGCCGCCATTTCCGAGACGCGAGATGTCACTTCCAAACTGCGAATTGCCTCGGTTATGTCTTCGCCGTTAATCTTCAGCATGAAAGATGCGGGATCGAGATTGTATTCCAAATAGCTGTAACTGATTAATTCGGCGATCGCACATTCGTCGGAAATCGGCGTGTTTGTCTTCAAAGCTAGCCAAGTCAGCGCCCGATACATCGCGCCTGTATCCAAATAAAATAAGCCCAGAACCCTTGCTGCTTCGCGAGTTACGGTAGATTTTCCAGCACCCGCCGGGCCGTCGATCGCCACAATTGGCCTGCGGTTCCTCAGAATTATATTATCAATCAACCGAGTGGAGCCGACTCTGGCTGCTACGGCTAAAAGTCCCGCTGTTTCCACCACCTGCAACTGCGTCAAAGTGTCGGGATCGACGAGTTCGGCGTATTCGAGCTTAACTTCGGGTTCTGTAGCGACTTCGGCGCGGGCGGCAGCGAGTGCAGCGGCTGCGCTACGGTGGCCTGAGGCAAAAGTTTTTGAGGCTTGTTGCAGCGCGCGGTAGAGGGCGCAGGCTTGCTGTTTTTGCTCTGTTGTTAAATACTGATTTCGAGAACTCATTGCTAGTCCTGACTCTTCGCGGACGATCGGGCAAGCAACAATCTCTACAGGCAAGTTAAAATCAACAGCCAGCTTGCGGATAATTGCTAGCTGCTGTGCGTCTTTCTGACCGAAATAAGCTTTTGTGGGCTGCACCAAACTCAAAAGTTTGGTAACAATTGTCGCGACTCCCTGAAAATGACCCGGCCTGGATTTGCCGCACAACACCGATGTCATGGCGGGTGGCGGTACTACTTGAGTTAAGGATGAAAGTTCAATTGCTGTTTGGGCCGTTTTGTCGGTTGCTGTACGCGCGGCGAAGCTATCCCGTAGGGAATCGCCCGCTGGATTCCCAAACATTTCTGTTGCTGCGGGAGCAAAAATGGCATCAACGCCAGCTTGTTCGCACAGCAGCCGGTCTCGATCCAAATTTCGGGGATAATCTTGAAAATCTTCTGTTGGCCCAAATTGCAGCGGGTTGACAAAAATGCTAACCAGGACGATCGCATTATCTTGTCTTGCTCGCTGGATCAAGCTCAGATGTCCGGCGTGCAAAGCTCCCATCGTCGGCACCAAACCGACTGTCACATGAGGTGCAGCAGACTTTTGTGAATTTAAGTAGCAGCGAAGTGCTGCAATGCTAGTAAACAGTTGCACCGATCCAATCTCCTGAAGGCATTCGGCAGAATGCAGAATTTTTGAGTGAGAATTTATTTAATCTGACATCTTGCAGCAATGTTAGCAACAAACTTATGTGCAAGACAGCGCGTACCTTACGTGCAAAAGAGCGCGACTTTGGCCGCGAGTGCCAGATGTCACTCTCACTTATATCTTGCACAGTTTTTCAAGGGCGGGCGGGACGCCCACCCCACAAGAAACTTCATGTCTTGTGGAACAGGCATCTTGCCTGTTCTTGAGATGGTGTGAGTGCCAGATGTCAGTCTCACTTATATCTTGCACAGTTTTTCAAGGGCGGGCGGGACGCCCACCCCACAAGAAACTTCATGTCTTGTGGAACAGGCATCTTGCCTGTTCTTGAGATGGTGCCAGATGTCACTTTGGTTCTACTTTCTGCCTTCTACAATTCGGATAACTTTTGTATTGTGCCTTACAGAAGGGTTCACCGTCCTACACTTGTTTATTGTTTCGGTTCGATTACTTGGATTTCCACTCTCGCAACACCGCTGCTCATCATGCCCAGCACATTGGCTGCGCCGGCGGACAAGTCAATCAGTCGATCGCCCACGTAAGGGCCGCGATCGTTAATCCGAACTACTACCGAGCGCCCGTTGTCAAGATTTTTCACCATGACTAGAGTACCAAAGGGCAAGTGACGGTGTGCAGCAGTCAAGGCATTTTGGTTAAAACGCTCGCCACTGGCGCTGAGGTTGCCATCAAATCCGGGGCCGTACCAGGAAGCCCAGCCGCTGAGGCGCACTTGAACTGGGCCCAGAGACAGCACGGGGGCTTCTGGTTGGGGTTCGCCTGCGACTGCTTCCAGGGGTGGGGCGTTGCCCAAGAGGCGGCGGAGGCGATTGGTTACTTGCAGGGCGTCTCGGCTGAAGTCGCTCGTGGTGTCCGGGAGGATGTTTTGGGCGTTGATGTTTACCAAGTCCTCGCCGTTTGCCTGGATAATGTAGCGCTCGCCTGTTTCCCACTTAACGGTAATGCTGTTGGGATCGATGTTGTTGCGAGCTAGCTGGTTGAGTCTTGCTGCTAAGCTGGATGCCCGCCACACTGGATCTGGTTCTTGGTTGGTGGAATTGCTGGCAATGTTTCCGGCTGGGGAATTTTCTTTGCTGCCGGCTACTTTTGACTGATTGCTAGGATCTGCTTTGGTACCGGCTGTCGATCGAATTTTAGTGTTGGTTTCCTGACTTGGGTTCAGAAAGGTGATGACTGGAATATTTCGCACGTAGACTGTCGCTGCTTGTCGCCCGTCCAACTCGTGGGGCAGAATTTTGACGATCGAGTCTTGGCCAATATCAGCTCTTGCTTGATACTGATACTGCCCGACTTTTTGTGCTTCGGCCCGAGTTGCGTTTAACTGCGGGGACGGTTGGGTGGCAATTACTTGCTGCTTGGAACCCTGAGAGTTTGGCTTCAGGGCATCTGTGGCTTGTGCGTGACAAGAAGATGCTGTTCCTACAACAGGAACTAACAGGACAGCGAGTAAACCACCAACAAATTTTTCCTTCATACGTCCATTTTTGTGAAGAGCCATTGCCAACCGAGATTGGAGGATTGGCCACTTGGCGGCAGGAGTCAAGAATTTTTCTTGATTCCTTCGCCCTTCCCCCGTGAGTCAAAGCAAAGTATCGGTGTGCATTTTTGCTTTAATGCTTCAGCCCAAAAAAATCTGGCTGAAATTTCCCCGAGCTTTGACAACTCATACTCGATCCGCAATTTGTGTTTTGGTAACGAACTGCAACAGACTACCACAAACTTTTGCGCTTGGGGATCGCTGTTTCGATACATTGCAGCAATTTTATTCAAATCTTCCCAGAACTATGTCTCACAAAATCCTTTAATTGCAATGGTTACAGCCGTTTTTGAAATTCCAGAAAAATTTACAAAACTTTACAAAAATTTCGCGTATTTTATGTTTTCCAAATGATTAACCTGAAATAATTTGTTTGTCAAGCGTTTAAAGTTGAGTCTGCTATAGTGTAAATACTTACTTTGAATGACAAATTTGATACTCCTATTCGATATACCAGATCGAGTGAAGCAAGTCAACCGATTTGAGATTTGAGATTTGAGATTTTAGATTGACCCCACGGATAAATGCGGGGGCTTGAGGATTTGAGATTTGAGACTTCGACTTCGCTCTGTCGAACGATTTTGGATTGATTCCACGGATAAATCACGTGGCGGGTACCACCTTTGAAATTCTTGGTCAATTTAAAATCGTTCAACGTTGGAGCTCACCTGAAAATCTCAAATCCCCAGCCTCAAATCCCCAGCCTCAAATCCCCAGTCTCAAATCCCCAGTCTCAAATCCTCAATCCTCAATCCCCAATCCCCAATCCAAAATCTAAAATCCAAAATCCAAAATCGTTTGACTTGCTCTTCGGCATAAACTAAAACGTACAAATGATTTGGCAGACTTATGGATTATCGAGCAGCAGGTGTAGATGTTGAGGCGGGCAGAGCTTTTGTCGATCGCATCAAGAATACAGTCAAAAGCACCCACCGATCGGGTGTTTTGGGCGGATTCGGCGGATTTAGCGGGTTTTTCAGCGTCCCGCAGGGTTTAAAAGAGCCGGTGATGGTTTCGGGTACTGATGGCGTCGGGACTAAGTTGAAATTAGCCCACGATCTCGATCGCCACGATACAGTAGGAATCGACTTGGTAGCGATGTGCGTCAACGACGTGCTGACATCCGGCGCCGAGCCCCTCTTTTTTCTCGATTATTTAGCCACGGGAAAGTTAAATCCCGAACAATTAGCTGCGGTAGTGACAGGAATTGCTGACGGCTGCAAACAAGCGGGCTGTGCTTTGCTGGGAGGAGAAACCGCAGAAATGCCCGGTTTTTACCAAGCCGGCGAGTACGATTTGGCTGGTTTTTGTGTGGGAATTGTCGAAAAGAGCAAGTTGTTGGACTCTTCGCAGGTGCGAG
This window contains:
- a CDS encoding bifunctional pantoate--beta-alanine ligase/(d)CMP kinase, translating into MQLFTSIAALRCYLNSQKSAAPHVTVGLVPTMGALHAGHLSLIQRARQDNAIVLVSIFVNPLQFGPTEDFQDYPRNLDRDRLLCEQAGVDAIFAPAATEMFGNPAGDSLRDSFAARTATDKTAQTAIELSSLTQVVPPPAMTSVLCGKSRPGHFQGVATIVTKLLSLVQPTKAYFGQKDAQQLAIIRKLAVDFNLPVEIVACPIVREESGLAMSSRNQYLTTEQKQQACALYRALQQASKTFASGHRSAAAALAAARAEVATEPEVKLEYAELVDPDTLTQLQVVETAGLLAVAARVGSTRLIDNIILRNRRPIVAIDGPAGAGKSTVTREAARVLGLFYLDTGAMYRALTWLALKTNTPISDECAIAELISYSYLEYNLDPASFMLKINGEDITEAIRSLEVTSRVSEMAAIPAVRQFLVDEQRRCGIKGGIVAEGRDIGTNVFPDAELKIFLTASVQERARRRLLQLKDTDRANISLAQLEQDIALRDSKDSTRLVAPLRKADDAVEIQTDNLTVDEVIDRILGLYQERIRPQT
- a CDS encoding FAD-dependent oxidoreductase codes for the protein MFDVVAIGAGMAGLICARQLRLAGYSVAVVEKSRGPGGRVATRRVQGTRADHGARYLEPQGDAVQALIDVLVDRQILKLWTDSVSEFRQGEISSIPSACYVAPAGMNAVGKYIAEGLDIWYGRRVTAISRTDSQMWRLALEVTDDNLELPQELFAKAVVVAIPAPQALMFLDSEIGFSSDFIDKLRSVEYDPCITVMAGYPAERNSDLSALNPQWKSLSFPDDSDLAWIGIDSSKRLDPPQPLFVVHSSANFADRYLEATDLNIVGQELLDRASEHLMPWLKQPEWLQVHRWRYAFCRNPLPVSCLVAEGTLPLVCAGDLCGEGQIEAALRSGVAAAGWVNSQLEDSPLSLGL
- a CDS encoding transposase, whose amino-acid sequence is MEKSWFFQALYRVKKPNSQPIFLPSFISTVAECTDGEATAKKSRKIRIFLNADQKALLKRWFGVSRFVFNTTIKYLQEPGTKANWLAIKTGILNSLPDWAASIPFQIKSIAIKDACQAVKKAKADFKKDGQIRHCKFRSRKDTKQSVFIPKTAIKDCGIYHTILGQSKLKEALPKDFSDGRLTLAYGEYYLIVSEEVQPRQTDNQGRLVALDPGVRTFMTFISEDSYGYLGNDSNLQIQKLCFKLDKLISKMSKAPSAQKKRFKKASDRLKSRIQHMVKELHHKTAKFLVENFDVILLPSFESSEMVSKSRRKIRSKTVRQMLTLSHYQFKKHLEWKAWESGKVALTDINEAYTSKTVSWTGEIKQIGGSRVIKSADGQSMNRDLNGARGIFTGEALVDTPWLKKHLNLCVC
- a CDS encoding polysaccharide deacetylase family protein, whose protein sequence is MKRLLRRRKNLIVAFLAAAGSFLLGVMLPMNLRATQPAAPIQPQVLAVSSPEPKLISNVSGIQGAIAHRVEVSQKALAQQQETRFQSGLPSQFKGTMLRQAKLDEQHKAIALTFDDGPWPTTTTQILDILKKNNIKATFFWVGRYLQTYPELGKQVASAGHALGNHTWNHQYIKYNEEGAAREIDRTSALIEELTGVKTSMFRPPGGILNNGLAAYAQKKNYAVIMWSADSLDWRAATQSLMDNVMRQANSGGIVLMHDGGGNRSRTVQALPDIIARFKKEGYQFVTVPELLQRQEQELKHQETAQK
- a CDS encoding septal ring lytic transglycosylase RlpA family protein, whose amino-acid sequence is MKEKFVGGLLAVLLVPVVGTASSCHAQATDALKPNSQGSKQQVIATQPSPQLNATRAEAQKVGQYQYQARADIGQDSIVKILPHELDGRQAATVYVRNIPVITFLNPSQETNTKIRSTAGTKADPSNQSKVAGSKENSPAGNIASNSTNQEPDPVWRASSLAARLNQLARNNIDPNSITVKWETGERYIIQANGEDLVNINAQNILPDTTSDFSRDALQVTNRLRRLLGNAPPLEAVAGEPQPEAPVLSLGPVQVRLSGWASWYGPGFDGNLSASGERFNQNALTAAHRHLPFGTLVMVKNLDNGRSVVVRINDRGPYVGDRLIDLSAGAANVLGMMSSGVARVEIQVIEPKQ